GTCCGACCAGAGCACCCGCAACGCGGTGGCCCGCGCCAAGGAACTCGACGTTGTCTCGCCCCGTGTTCCAGAAGGGCAGGGGTGCGGCAGTCCTCTGCCGTCTCCATCACGACCGGTGACTACATCTCGGGCGTGTAGCCAGAGCACGTCTGGCGTGTAGCGGCACAGGCTCTGAACTGCGGAAACGTTCGCTTGCTCTCTTATCTATTTGGCCCAGTGCAATCCGGCCCCTTCGGGCCGACTGAGGAAGCGGTCAGGCTCAACGGCAAGGGGTAGCGGCAGGGGGCGGCCTACCGGCCGCCACAGTCTGGCAGGTGGTACCCCCACCCCTTGCCGATGCCTCACTCCCGCGCCGCTGACGGTTGACTGTGGCGCAGTGTGACCGGGTAGGGCCGTCTGCCGCTCGCGACCGTCCATGCACAGACGTGACTCATGCACGTTGTTGCATGAACCGGGCATCGCGAGGTGCGCACAGAGGCTCCGAGGGATGTAAGACCCCTTCCCGCCGGGTATGACGACGGGCCCCGCCCGACTCTCGTCAGGCAGGGCCCGTCACGTTGCGCCGAAGCCGGCTCTCAGGGGTTCCGGAACGTGATCCGGCAGTGCTCGCCCTTGAAGGATCGGACTCCTCGACCGCGCGGCATCAGCTCGACTCGCTCGCAGACCTGCATGACGACGGTCCGCACGTAGTCGATGCGGTCGGGGTCCTCATAGTCCAGGTCCTCCCACAGGTACTCGACGTCGCCGAGGTCGACGCGCACCCGCTGCGATGCCAGGTCTGCCAGCTCAGCCCGGATCTTGGTCAGGTCGGCGTCACACCTGCCGATGCCCGTCCGCAAGGTCGACGCGTCGATGTCCCCTGCGGCGAACATCTCCGCCAAGGCGGTGCGCCTCTCGGATGCGGCCGTCTCCTCGGCCAGCAGCTCGGTCTCTCGCTCCTCGTCTGCGGCGTCCGTGGCCGGTGCCGCGTTCCATTCCTCGGCCCTGTCGATGACCTTCCTGACAACGAAGGAGTCGAGCGGGTCCGCGGGGCAGGTGATGCACCGGCCACCCGAACAGGTGTAGATGCGGTACCGCTCCCCTGCCGCGTTCTTCTTGCTCCACCCCTGAGTGACGACGGCCTGACACTTCGAGCAGCGGACCACGCCGGACAACAGTGCCTTGCGCTTGCCTCCTCCGCCCGTGTTGCGCTCGGGGTCGCTGAGGTAGCGGACCAGCGCACGGAATATGCCCTCGGAGACGATCGCCTCCCAGTTGCCCGCGCCAGTCTCCTCGGTCCGTCGCACGCGCTTCCCGTCCGGCTTCTCGACCCACTGCGAGTACGTCTGGATTCCCGCGTTCCTCGGCTTCAAGAGGACGCTGCGAAGGTTCGAGCTGCACCACTCCTTGCCGTGAGGCGAGAGCAGCCCACGGGTGTTCCAGTCCTTCGCGATGGACCAGAGGGTGACGCCGGCCAGGACATCCCGGTACGCCTGCCGCAGGGCTTCCGCCTCCGCTTCCCGGTGCCTGCCGTCCCGCTCGAAGCCGAAGGGGCGAGTACTCCAGAAGGGCCTCCCGGACTCCCTGCGACGCTGATGTCCGAGTACCTGACGCTCGACTCGCATCTCGGTCTCGTTGCGAGCCACCACAGCGCCGATGCGAGCAGCGAGACGGCCGGACGGGGTGGACAGGTCGAGCACTCCCTGCGCCTGTGCGGCGGCCAGCGTGACGCCGGTCGCCTCGGCCAGGTCCACCAGGTCTTCAAGATCCCAGGGGGTGCGGTACATACGGTCGTAGTGGCGAGAGACGATGGCGTCCGCCTTGCCGTCCTCCACCAGAGCCTTGACGCGCTCCCACTCCGCGCTCCGCTTGGTTCCCCGCTTCGTCGAAGCCGACGTGTCCTTCTCAACGATCGTGGCTACGACTGACCAGCCCTTCCGGTCGCACAGCGACTGACTCAGCTCGACCTGTTGTGTCAGGTTCCCACCCTTGGACTCCTCGCCCCTCGGGGTGGGGCTGAGCCTGGCGTAGATGATCGCTCGCAGTGCCTGTCTCCTGCTTGTCGTTGCCTTGCCGATGCTGCCGGACCAACGACATACGTGCCTAGTGAGTTACCTACGCATGTGGCACTGCCACAACCTGGTGTGCGGCCCGGAGGGACACGCGAGCGGAGTGCTCCTCCGAGCGGGTGAAATCCGGGTCGGCGCCGAATCCGCCCGGCGACGCCGGCTCTCGGCCCGGAACGACAGGGAACTCGCCAAAGGACCCGCCCGTCTGGCCGACCAGGTACGCAGCGGTCCGCGCACCGGCGTGGGCGGCGACGGCGCCCCGCATCCCTGGCGCTTCTGGATCCACGAGGACCCCACCGTCAGCCCGTACCGGGCCCACGTCCCCCGCAAGAGGCCCTCTTGACGCGACTTGACTCGGCCCTCCCGGACGCCTAACGTAGCCCGAGCCGCTGGAAACGGGCCCTGCTTGTTCAGGCACCCGGGAGCGGCCACCCACTACCTACGACGAACCCGAACGGGTGCGATTTCGGCATGCCGAAATTCGTCTCGAATGGCTCGATTATGAGTCGCCCGGGAAATCGGCTAAAGTAGTGACCACGCCGAAAGGCAGCCGGAAGGCGAATCGGGAAACCGAAGAACCGGAAAGCAGCCGAAAGGCACCGAGGAAATCGGATCGAAAAGATCTGATAGAGTCGGAAACGCAAGACCGAAGGGAAAAGCCCGGAGGAAAGCCCGAGAGGGTGAGTACGAAGGAAGCGTCCGTTCCTTGAGAACTCAACAGCGTGCCAAAAATCA
This sequence is a window from Streptomyces sp. HUAS YS2. Protein-coding genes within it:
- a CDS encoding recombinase family protein, whose product is MGKATTSRRQALRAIIYARLSPTPRGEESKGGNLTQQVELSQSLCDRKGWSVVATIVEKDTSASTKRGTKRSAEWERVKALVEDGKADAIVSRHYDRMYRTPWDLEDLVDLAEATGVTLAAAQAQGVLDLSTPSGRLAARIGAVVARNETEMRVERQVLGHQRRRESGRPFWSTRPFGFERDGRHREAEAEALRQAYRDVLAGVTLWSIAKDWNTRGLLSPHGKEWCSSNLRSVLLKPRNAGIQTYSQWVEKPDGKRVRRTEETGAGNWEAIVSEGIFRALVRYLSDPERNTGGGGKRKALLSGVVRCSKCQAVVTQGWSKKNAAGERYRIYTCSGGRCITCPADPLDSFVVRKVIDRAEEWNAAPATDAADEERETELLAEETAASERRTALAEMFAAGDIDASTLRTGIGRCDADLTKIRAELADLASQRVRVDLGDVEYLWEDLDYEDPDRIDYVRTVVMQVCERVELMPRGRGVRSFKGEHCRITFRNP